The following proteins come from a genomic window of Chelmon rostratus isolate fCheRos1 chromosome 23, fCheRos1.pri, whole genome shotgun sequence:
- the LOC121626941 gene encoding LOW QUALITY PROTEIN: membrane-anchored junction protein (The sequence of the model RefSeq protein was modified relative to this genomic sequence to represent the inferred CDS: substituted 1 base at 1 genomic stop codon): MFTTATSCYTWVKYASWAIYSFHARHFLXTLRSAMPLQTFSFPLPETRFIKAGNFIYKFKLRGGSSYSGEELMEGNCFNQELEEITRTVLGNLDSLQPFCSPHFNVFPYKKRWEGMAKVTCKHCEKKLRAYPSILVLYLEKNTANGEDERLSVPPCVTEWKAEKRREEVEPSELLFSYLHNREKEVAQLIPSVSEPQPKRRKRDSPLEEAVLKDLIKDLEAGSEVSVVELHTRPHAEEEVEEDPGHADKTSGVDTVRGDGTPGEVHPGTDEDMGEEEGDEEGENTDLVHETPARPGILTRLARHVFPFSLFFKDP, translated from the exons ATGTTTACAACTGCCACTTCCTGCTACACGTG GGTGAAGTACGCTTCCTGGGCGATCTACTCATTTCATGCTCGCCATTTTCTGTAGACATTACG GTCAGCCATGCCACTGCAGaccttctccttccctctccccgAAACTCGATTCATCAAAGCTGGTAATTTTATCTACAAGTTCAAACTCAGGGGAGGCAGCAGCTACAG TGGAGAGGAGCTTATGGAAGGAAACTGCTTCAATCAGGAGCTGGAG GAAATCACCAGGACTGTTCTCGGCAACCTGGACAGTCTCCAGCCCTTCTGTAGTCCCCACTTCAACGTCTTCCCCT ATAAGAAACGGTGGGAGGGCATGGCTAAGGTGACGTGCAAGCATTGTGAGAAGAAGCTGAGGGCCTACCCGTCTATTCTCGTCCTCTACCTGGAGAAAAACACGGCAAACGGTGAGGACGAACGTCTCAGCGTGCCTCCCTGTGTGACGGAGTG gaaagcagagaagagaagagaagaagttGAGCCCAGTGAGTTGCTGTTCTCTTACTTACACAACAGA GAGAAGGAGGTTGCACAGCTAATCCCCTCTGTTTCTGAGCCGCAGCCAAAGCGCCGTAAAAGAGACTCACCACTAGAGGAGGCCGTACTAAAGGACTTGATCAAGGACTTGGAGGCTGGAAGCGAGGTTTCTGTGGTCGA GCTGCACACTCGTCcacatgcagaggaagaggtCGAGGAGGATCCAGGACACGCTGACAAG ACATCAGGTGTCGACACGGTCAGAGGAGATGGGACTCCAGGTGAAGTGCATCCTGGGACAGATGAGGAcatgggggaggaggagggtgatgaggagggagagaataCAGACTTGGTCCATGAGACACCTGCGAGGCCAGGGATTTTGACTCGACTGGCCAG GCACGTCTTCCCTTTCTCCCTGTTCTTCAAAGACCCCTGA
- the LOC121626636 gene encoding uncharacterized oxidoreductase YtbE-like, with the protein MSSSTTPYVLLNTGVQMPLLGLGTYKLVAPDDVYLAVDAALVAGYRAFDSAAVYENEAALGRALKELLPKHGLTREDVFITSKLGSKDQGERTMEGALDSLSQLDLGYIDLYLIHWPGTQGLAVSDQRNPGNRAQSWATLEELHAQGKLKAIGVSNYTPAHMRELMKSCKIPPAVLQVEFHPRLCQTELRSVCEEYGVCFQAYSSLGKGALVTDPVVMEVAKSCERTPAQVLLRWAVQQGVPVLPKSSNPDRIKDNAALFDFTLSDTDMDRLSALDCGQKYCRDSSEVV; encoded by the exons ATGTCCTCCTCCACTACCCCTTATGTCCTCCTAAATACGGGGGTTCAGATGCCCCTCCTGGGTTTGGGGACCTACAAGTTGGTGGCTCCTGATGATGTCTACCTGGCTGTGGATGCAGCACTGGTTGCTGGTTATCGGGCCTTTGATAGTGCAGCTGTCTATGAGAATGAAGCCGCTTTGGGCCGAGCCCTGAAGGAGCTCCTGCCCAAACATGGCTTAACCAGAGAGGATGTATTCATAACAAG taAACTGGGCTCCAAGGATCAGGGTGAGAGGACCATGGAAGGAGCCCTCGACAGCCTGTCTCAGCTGGACCTGGGTTACATTGACCTCTACCTGATCCACTGGCCGGGCACACAGGGTCTGGCAGTGTCTGACCAACGCAACCCAG GCAACAGAGCTCAGAGTTGGGCCACATTGGAGGAGCTGCATGCCCAGGGGAAGCTGAAGGCCATAGGAGTGTCCAACtacacaccagcacacatgAGAGAACTGATGAAGAGCTGCAAAATCCCTCCTGCAGTGCTACAG GTAGAATTTCACCCACGGCTGTGCCAGACAGagctgaggagtgtgtgtgaggagtatGGAGTGTGTTTTCAAGCCTACTCCTCCTTAGGAAAAGGAGCTCTGGTCACTGACCCTGTGGTCATGGAGGTGGCCAAGAGTTGTGAACGCACACCTGCACag GTGCTGTTGCGCTGGGCTGTGCAGCAGGGTGTCCCAGTGCTCCCCAAGTCTTCGAATCCAGACAGGATAAAGGACAATGCCGCGCTTTTTGACTTCACACTGAGTGACACGGACATGGACAGACTGTCGGCTTTGGACTGTGGGCAAAAGTACTGCAGGGATTCATCCGAAGTGGTTTAA
- the LOC121626640 gene encoding glyoxal reductase-like has product MSSSTTPSVLLNTGVQMPLLGLGTYKLVGPDDVYLAVDAALVAGYRAFDSAAVYRNEADLGRALKDLLPKHGLTREDVFITSKLGPKDQGKRAMEAALHSLSQLDLGYIDLYLIHWPGTQGLAVSDQRNPGNRAQSWATLEELHAQGKLKAIGVSNYTPAHMRELMQSCKIPPAVLQVEFHPRLCQTELRSVCEEYGVCFQAFSSLGNGALVTDPVVMEVAKSCERTPAQVLLRWAVQQGVPVLPKSSNPDRIKDNARIFDFTLSDTDMDRLSALDCGHKYCWDPSEVV; this is encoded by the exons ATGTCTTCCTCCACTACCCCTTCTGTCCTCCTAAATACGGGGGTTCAGATGCCCCTCCTGGGTTTGGGGACCTACAAGTTAGTGGGTCCTGATGATGTCTACCTGGCTGTGGATGCAGCACTGGTTGCTGGTTATCGGGCCTTCGACAGTGCAGCTGTCTACCGGAATGAAGCCGACTTGGGCCGAGCTCTGAAGGATCTCCTGCCCAAACATGGCTTAACTAGAGAGGATGTATTCATAACCAG CAAGCTGGGCCCCAAGGATCAAGGTAAGAGGGCCATGGAAGCAGCCCTCCACAGCCTGTCTCAGCTGGACCTGGGTTACATTGACCTCTACCTGATCCACTGGCCGGGCACACAGGGTCTGGCAGTGTCTGATCAACGCAACCCAG GCAACAGAGCTCAGAGCTGGGCCACACTGGAGGAGCTGCATGCCCAGGGGAAGCTGAAGGCCATAGGAGTGTCCAACtacacaccagcacacatgAGAGAACTGATGCAGAGCTGCAAAATCCCTCCTGCAGTGCTACAG gTAGAGTTTCACCCACGGCTGTGCCAGACAGagctgaggagtgtgtgtgaggagtatGGAGTGTGTTTTCAAGCCTTCTCCTCCTTAGGGAATGGAGCTCTGGTCACTGACCCTGTGGTCATGGAGGTGGCCAAGAGTTGTGAACGCACACCTGCACAg GTGCTGTTGCGCTGGGCTGTGCAGCAGGGCGTCCCAGTGCTCCCCAAGTCTTCAAATCCAGACAGGATAAAGGACAATGCCAGGATTTTTGACTTCACACTGAGTGACACGGACATGGACAGACTGTCGGCTTTGGACTGTGGGCACAAGTACTGCTGGGATCCATCAGAAGTGGTTTGA